In one Elusimicrobiota bacterium genomic region, the following are encoded:
- a CDS encoding 3-isopropylmalate dehydratase — MKIKGNAKVVRKQDGNGNDINTDYIISGRYKFKTEDMNELAKYIFEDIAPGFYGKMKKGDIVVAGKNFGCGSSREQAPLALIAAGVGAVVSKSFARIFYRNGYNNGLPLVECNTDGINENDELELDLEEGVLRNLTQGKVVKVVKLPQTMLTLLNDGGLVRHLTQHGGFKV; from the coding sequence ATGAAAATTAAAGGTAATGCAAAAGTTGTTAGAAAACAGGATGGTAACGGTAACGATATTAATACCGATTATATTATATCCGGAAGGTATAAGTTTAAGACAGAAGATATGAATGAGCTGGCGAAGTATATTTTTGAGGATATTGCTCCGGGGTTTTATGGTAAGATGAAAAAAGGCGATATCGTTGTTGCGGGTAAGAATTTTGGGTGCGGTTCTTCGCGTGAACAGGCGCCGTTGGCGTTGATCGCGGCGGGTGTCGGTGCGGTTGTCTCCAAGTCGTTCGCAAGGATTTTTTATCGTAATGGGTATAACAACGGGTTGCCGCTGGTGGAATGTAATACCGACGGTATAAACGAGAATGACGAACTTGAACTTGATCTGGAGGAAGGCGTGCTTCGGAATTTAACCCAGGGGAAAGTTGTTAAGGTTGTTAAGTTGCCGCAGACAATGTTGACATTATTGAATGATGGCGGGTTGGTTAGGCATTTGACACAGCATGGCGGGTTTAAGGTATAA
- a CDS encoding 3-isopropylmalate dehydratase large subunit has translation MGKTIAEKVISKHAGKDMCAGDIAVTGIDFVFSQDGTSGIVIDVLNKLNTSRVFNSKKCAMVIDHSSPSPVIGVSAIHDKIRKFAKKSGLKLYDIGCGVCHQVNPESGGIVPGDLVLGADSHTCTYGALNACSTGMGSTDVAAAMMAGQTWLKVPESVKVWCTGKLPKGVYSKDLILHIIKDFTADGATYKSVEYLGDTIISLSMDARFTITNMAIEMGAKFGVMKADKKTEAWLKDRAKRKFSSVEADTNAKYCDIREYDVKKLQPQVAKPHTVDNVVPVQEVEGTVIHQGFIGTCTNGRVEDLQIAAKIVKGKKVHRDVRFIVAPASREVYLEAMNTGIIQVLVEAGAAVVTPGCGPCVGTHNGVPYDNENVISTANRNFRGRMGNPNANIYLASPATVAASVLRGKIVDPRRVG, from the coding sequence ATGGGTAAAACTATTGCTGAGAAGGTTATCTCTAAACACGCGGGTAAGGATATGTGCGCGGGTGATATCGCTGTTACCGGGATTGATTTTGTGTTCAGTCAGGATGGAACTTCTGGGATTGTTATTGATGTTTTAAACAAATTAAATACCTCAAGGGTGTTTAATTCAAAAAAGTGCGCTATGGTAATAGACCACTCGTCACCAAGCCCGGTGATTGGTGTTTCTGCAATACATGATAAAATACGGAAGTTTGCAAAAAAATCTGGGTTAAAATTATACGATATCGGTTGTGGAGTGTGTCACCAGGTTAACCCTGAATCCGGAGGAATTGTTCCCGGTGACCTTGTGCTGGGAGCGGATTCGCATACGTGTACCTACGGCGCACTTAATGCGTGTTCCACAGGTATGGGTTCAACGGATGTTGCCGCTGCGATGATGGCAGGGCAAACATGGTTAAAAGTACCGGAATCAGTTAAAGTGTGGTGTACCGGTAAACTGCCGAAAGGGGTGTATTCAAAAGATCTTATACTGCATATTATTAAAGATTTTACTGCCGATGGGGCTACATACAAATCTGTTGAGTACCTTGGGGATACTATAATTTCTTTGTCTATGGATGCAAGGTTTACTATTACAAATATGGCAATTGAGATGGGCGCAAAATTCGGGGTTATGAAGGCTGATAAAAAAACAGAGGCGTGGTTAAAGGACAGGGCTAAACGTAAATTCAGCAGTGTTGAAGCGGATACTAATGCGAAATATTGCGATATCAGGGAATATGATGTTAAGAAACTTCAGCCGCAGGTGGCAAAACCGCATACCGTTGATAATGTCGTGCCGGTGCAGGAAGTTGAAGGTACTGTGATACATCAAGGGTTTATCGGTACATGTACAAACGGGCGGGTGGAAGATTTACAAATTGCAGCGAAGATTGTTAAAGGCAAAAAAGTTCATCGTGATGTAAGGTTTATCGTCGCTCCTGCATCCAGGGAAGTTTATCTTGAAGCTATGAATACCGGGATTATTCAGGTGCTGGTTGAAGCCGGTGCTGCAGTAGTGACACCGGGTTGCGGGCCGTGTGTCGGGACTCATAATGGCGTGCCGTATGATAATGAAAACGTTATCTCCACAGCTAACAGGAACTTCAGGGGAAGAATGGGTAATCCTAATGCCAATATTTACCTTGCTTCACCGGCAACTGTTGCGGCAAGTGTGCTTAGAGGTAAGATTGTTGACCCAAGAAGAGTTGGGTAA
- a CDS encoding tetratricopeptide repeat protein: protein MSLLQSLKNVVSDVFDNLSALPEKNRDQGASLLNEQDELLKSAVVKDYGEIVKLDLLYKKSVEEYRVVIAKMSKQRRMECSIQYVQLAKAYMREETDFESMIVDYEKAYILNPENTAIAYDLGLSYLKQKNNVAAVGVFSTLTKKMRNSSSVFCNLAEAYVGTGDYEKAEDALRSAVRVEKDGDLKQEIGLFAREVRSEKGVVDKFIQQIPAQPRKYELRMGLADIYFKNGRYELFVEQVTEIWKMANINVKYVYKLGIAYAVLNKFGKAEEMLKKTLDAVDKRQKDIKLDEVRVELGRVFELQKKIDEAFEQYQQAIRINPENMTAYYRRGNIYAQKNMYSEAITDYQAGKGLEKLAKYKKELKYA from the coding sequence TTGAGTTTGTTACAGTCGTTGAAGAATGTTGTATCAGATGTATTTGATAATTTAAGTGCGTTGCCTGAAAAAAACAGGGATCAGGGTGCCTCGTTATTAAACGAGCAGGATGAATTGTTGAAAAGCGCAGTGGTGAAGGATTACGGTGAAATTGTCAAGCTTGACCTTTTATATAAAAAAAGTGTTGAGGAGTACCGCGTAGTCATCGCAAAAATGTCTAAGCAGCGGCGGATGGAGTGCTCTATACAGTATGTACAATTGGCTAAGGCTTATATGCGTGAAGAAACAGATTTTGAAAGTATGATAGTTGATTATGAGAAAGCGTATATATTAAATCCGGAGAATACCGCGATTGCGTATGATCTTGGGTTGTCTTACTTAAAACAAAAGAATAATGTGGCAGCTGTTGGGGTATTCAGTACGTTAACTAAAAAAATGAGAAATAGTAGTTCGGTGTTCTGTAACCTTGCAGAAGCGTATGTCGGAACCGGGGATTATGAAAAGGCTGAGGATGCACTACGCTCGGCTGTGAGAGTTGAGAAAGATGGTGATTTAAAACAGGAAATCGGGTTGTTTGCGCGTGAGGTGCGGAGTGAAAAAGGGGTAGTAGATAAGTTTATACAGCAGATACCGGCACAACCGAGGAAGTATGAATTAAGGATGGGCCTTGCAGATATTTATTTTAAGAACGGGCGGTATGAATTGTTTGTGGAACAAGTAACGGAAATATGGAAAATGGCGAATATCAATGTTAAGTATGTGTATAAACTTGGTATTGCTTATGCGGTATTAAATAAGTTTGGGAAAGCTGAAGAGATGCTGAAGAAAACATTGGATGCTGTAGATAAACGGCAGAAGGATATTAAACTTGATGAGGTGAGGGTTGAGCTTGGGAGAGTGTTTGAGTTACAAAAAAAAATAGATGAAGCGTTTGAGCAGTATCAACAGGCAATTAGGATAAATCCTGAAAATATGACTGCGTATTACCGCCGGGGTAATATTTATGCCCAAAAAAATATGTATTCTGAAGCTATTACGGATTACCAAGCTGGTAAGGGGTTGGAGAAACTTGCTAAGTATAAGAAGGAATTAAAGTATGCTTGA
- a CDS encoding isocitrate/isopropylmalate dehydrogenase family protein, with amino-acid sequence MGKYVITLIPGDGIGPEIVDATKKVVAATGVYIEWETVEAGADAIAKYGTPLPENVLLSVKKNRVALKGPIATPIGTGFRSVNVALRKELNLYACLRPCKYYPGVKSYFKDVDIVVVRENTEDLYAGVEYGRDTKEARDIIAMSNNKISVGSAISIKSISIAATERIVKYAFEYARKYHRKKVTAITKANIMKFTDGLFLEVAREVSKKYDGIEYEEKLVDNICMQLVQKPLLYDILVLPNLYGDIVSDLCAGIVGGLGVMPGANIGDNGMAVFEAVHGSAPKYKGMNKVNPTALILSAGLMLEHLGEDMAAKKVEMAVARVIKEHKVVTYDLGGNAGTSEMADEIAGFVKSA; translated from the coding sequence ATGGGTAAGTATGTTATAACATTAATCCCCGGGGATGGTATTGGCCCTGAGATTGTTGATGCGACAAAAAAAGTTGTTGCTGCGACAGGAGTTTATATTGAATGGGAGACTGTTGAAGCAGGTGCGGATGCTATCGCCAAATACGGGACTCCGTTACCGGAGAATGTATTGCTATCCGTAAAGAAAAACCGTGTTGCACTGAAAGGGCCTATTGCGACTCCTATCGGTACAGGGTTCCGCAGTGTTAATGTTGCGTTAAGGAAAGAGTTGAATCTTTACGCGTGTTTACGGCCGTGTAAGTATTATCCCGGAGTGAAGTCATACTTCAAGGATGTTGATATTGTAGTCGTTCGCGAGAATACTGAGGATTTGTATGCCGGTGTGGAATACGGGAGGGATACAAAGGAAGCACGGGATATTATTGCGATGAGCAATAACAAAATATCTGTAGGTTCTGCAATAAGTATTAAATCAATCTCAATTGCTGCGACGGAGCGTATCGTAAAGTATGCGTTTGAATATGCGCGGAAGTATCATCGTAAAAAAGTTACTGCGATCACAAAAGCTAATATTATGAAGTTTACCGACGGGTTATTCCTTGAAGTAGCTAGGGAAGTTTCAAAAAAGTATGATGGGATTGAGTATGAAGAAAAGTTGGTGGATAATATATGTATGCAGTTAGTACAGAAACCCTTGTTATATGATATTTTGGTACTGCCGAATCTTTACGGCGATATTGTGTCTGACCTGTGCGCAGGTATTGTCGGAGGGTTAGGGGTTATGCCGGGGGCAAATATTGGGGATAACGGGATGGCGGTGTTTGAAGCTGTGCATGGGAGTGCTCCAAAGTATAAAGGAATGAATAAGGTTAACCCTACTGCGTTGATTTTATCTGCGGGATTAATGCTTGAGCATTTAGGTGAGGATATGGCTGCAAAAAAAGTGGAGATGGCAGTTGCACGGGTTATTAAAGAACATAAAGTTGTGACATACGATCTCGGTGGTAATGCAGGAACTTCAGAGATGGCTGATGAAATCGCGGGGTTTGTCAAGTCTGCGTAA
- a CDS encoding nucleoside-diphosphate kinase, with product MLERTCVIIKPDGLCKKLAGKIIDRLYGEELNLVAMKMIRFSKERAEKFYSVHIGKQFFPLFLKFVTSAPVIVMVWEGKGCIEKVRNLNGATDSRIAAKGTLRQLWGTDNRRNLVHSSDSLKSAEYEIGVLFEPGELYEYSPTDWDV from the coding sequence ATGCTTGAACGTACTTGCGTAATCATAAAACCTGATGGGCTATGTAAGAAACTGGCAGGGAAGATTATTGACCGTTTGTATGGCGAAGAGTTGAATCTTGTCGCCATGAAGATGATAAGGTTTTCAAAAGAGAGAGCCGAGAAGTTTTATTCTGTTCATATAGGGAAACAGTTTTTCCCGCTTTTTTTGAAGTTTGTAACTTCTGCACCGGTAATTGTTATGGTGTGGGAAGGCAAAGGGTGTATTGAAAAAGTGCGGAATCTTAACGGTGCAACTGATTCGCGTATTGCTGCGAAAGGAACGTTGAGGCAGTTATGGGGGACGGATAATCGCCGGAATTTGGTGCATAGTTCGGATTCTCTTAAATCAGCGGAGTATGAAATCGGTGTATTGTTTGAACCCGGTGAACTTTATGAGTACTCTCCTACGGATTGGGATGTATAG
- a CDS encoding fibronectin type III domain-containing protein, with the protein MKNKRWSLVKVTVIVLSLVLSILAITQDVYAWSGDTWGDITRAQITAIAHTMIDPYWKPAHTIYNNTYVSVGRITYYASSSYHGEAYTQGTVDNWSEFSSHVKNTSGGNTTYGNDCSAFASICWKLTARQTTRSFESGLGTKWSSLGGVGTCDTVTMYQGDACNDSGSHIVLFNKRISGGIETMEQTGAGYRARMYTRTYSALNSYRPIRRKQIVTSTVVAPATPTGLVVDCQESGYGVVFKWSAVSGATAYDLAWMKEGGAWTYSPADVTKSNAANVSWPGYYFVFGSGRYRLAVRAQNTGGSSGWAYSPSATTFFTVPDQKAPAVPGGLTAKALSSTSVSLTWTASTGANGYTVYCSNDKNIISDRCYKKTAAASGTPAWTGLAYVTDGIKTNDTYAGAQASANTSMYVSFGSDIPIHKFNYRFYDGDNRIYKNAFPFWGSAAGTFYPLGKTSTGSANYRSYRTEGAVRLAAAADANCNRVGVGFSGDGNTVNDYNHVTEYEAHGGYFAKTTATSYTANNLKPGTSYYFRIDAYQTTTAVLGISELLSYSGSIVTVFTPNAADTVAPSAVADLKAVSGATSGSVGLTWTGKGDNGTTGNITGGKYRIDYSAATKTWAVGTYQKEWSTSVVVGAAQSYTVTNLLAGTTYYFCVWTADDSGNWSANSNIANAPAKIAADKTAPSAVNTLNVIPGSSPGTVTISWNCTGDDGTAGNINGKYRIDYATTQKTWAVGTFKQENTLTASPGQTITKTVAGLTPGSTYFFCAWICDDSGNWSANSNIDSTFAKPGTISDATPPTNPVLCTAYDNSGKENSAVNASWTNISTIPYFEWTGADDNESGVTGYSVYWGTSISGDPGTTETVVDNGMGTYTAPSAVASGSTYYLRVKTKNSAGLWSAAATIFEYKYDNTVPVNPTTCNAWADDTKAKAVPDDQWQNIDAGPYIEFSGATDSGSGVAGYSVYWGSNSAVIPDTVVNKSHAATVTYFTTAATSEQPYYLILRTKDAAGNWSDAVTLFTLKYDKTAPGTPVLESPDLEEVTKNTLPVFSWFPIEYNTAVKYTLQVAANANFSPALIDVTITTVTYTPTTAFAQGGYYWRVRASDDFNNVSGWSVTRDFSIDTNPPAGVTSLTASNIGGGDIQLEWTAVYDAFGVDYYNIYRQAGLSGTKEKVSVDGSVKDSLYINAGTELTAGVQYYYTVQAVDIVGNECTSGNVPVSITCDKTGISAIITATPSSISPNGDGVDDETVITYKIGSDAVIKIVVMNEDVIIRTLVDSANKTSGQYTVNWDGKNNDGSVEDAGLDYIIVLTATANGATSTRKTVVRLDSNLPEIVDVSAVPSAISPNNDGFRENTIIKYTLTETSKVTITAKSQDNTSYALLTNSAKSAGTYTFMWEGRNPAGAVLPDGVYEIQIVAVDNAGNSSDPVTVNVSIELETGAILGQVYDSRGANELSNRLGGALVSLDNGSSATSGTNGAQLGFFEFTGLVKGAYEVTITKRGYEAVKKTVEVVQGKAVWASTSLKYVGTSDNTAPVIEHVPLTKICIQGNKVLMVAQVTDDNSGVKEAKVKYRLLDDTNQEIEKGEKVMSFMGDIFIGTIQPEDLPSAVSAIEYSLTAEDIDGNIAQVPDTESAYTVIYVKDAQQYLGINGGRLALTDANPEDGEVAVKLPIGSVDSNVLVQAKQKDTSFLENINNPSVDSSVTKPVAAYEFKSEGFILSTPAQVDLLFFDFDNDGLVDGTDYNERDLKVFYYDGQQWRFIGGSVDTTRNVITIETNVLGVFGVFPMKSLDMLKDGSFYAPKEKVFTPNRDGKNDFVLFNGISNVKYVLSLSESIKVNIFNISNKLVRELVDTDVWDGRDSNGELVENGIYIYQYIIDGKATTGSIVVAK; encoded by the coding sequence TCAAGTTATCATGGTGAAGCATACACACAGGGAACTGTGGATAACTGGAGTGAGTTTAGTTCACATGTTAAAAATACTTCTGGAGGTAATACTACTTACGGTAACGACTGTTCCGCGTTTGCAAGTATTTGCTGGAAACTTACCGCAAGGCAGACCACAAGATCGTTTGAGAGTGGGCTCGGAACTAAATGGTCTTCTTTAGGCGGAGTTGGTACTTGTGACACAGTAACGATGTATCAAGGTGATGCGTGTAACGATTCGGGAAGTCATATAGTACTTTTTAACAAACGTATAAGTGGCGGGATTGAAACTATGGAACAAACCGGGGCGGGATACAGAGCAAGGATGTATACCCGTACGTATTCAGCGTTGAATAGTTACCGTCCTATACGCAGGAAACAAATTGTTACTAGTACCGTTGTTGCTCCAGCGACACCCACAGGTTTAGTGGTGGATTGCCAGGAGTCAGGGTATGGCGTTGTGTTCAAATGGTCCGCAGTAAGCGGTGCAACAGCGTATGATCTTGCATGGATGAAGGAAGGTGGAGCATGGACATATTCTCCGGCAGATGTTACAAAATCAAACGCCGCGAATGTTTCATGGCCGGGCTACTATTTCGTTTTTGGGTCGGGACGGTATCGTCTAGCTGTGCGTGCTCAAAACACTGGTGGTAGTTCGGGTTGGGCGTATTCACCCTCAGCAACGACTTTTTTCACAGTACCAGACCAAAAAGCGCCGGCAGTACCCGGTGGGCTTACTGCCAAAGCGTTAAGTTCAACATCGGTTTCACTTACTTGGACTGCGTCAACTGGTGCTAATGGATACACGGTTTATTGTTCTAATGATAAAAACATTATTTCTGACAGGTGTTATAAAAAGACAGCTGCGGCATCAGGGACTCCAGCTTGGACAGGGTTGGCGTATGTAACTGACGGAATTAAGACAAATGATACTTATGCCGGTGCACAGGCTTCGGCTAATACGTCTATGTATGTAAGTTTTGGGTCTGATATACCAATTCATAAATTTAATTACCGTTTTTATGACGGGGATAACCGTATCTACAAAAACGCGTTCCCGTTTTGGGGTAGTGCCGCGGGAACGTTTTATCCGCTTGGAAAAACTAGTACTGGTTCTGCGAATTACCGTTCATATCGTACTGAGGGTGCTGTGCGTTTAGCTGCAGCTGCGGATGCAAATTGTAACCGTGTGGGTGTAGGGTTCTCAGGTGATGGTAATACCGTAAATGATTATAATCATGTAACTGAATACGAAGCGCATGGAGGATATTTTGCAAAGACAACCGCAACGAGTTATACCGCAAATAATCTTAAGCCAGGGACATCGTATTATTTCCGTATAGATGCATATCAAACGACAACTGCCGTGCTGGGGATTTCTGAATTGTTATCATACTCTGGTTCAATAGTTACTGTATTTACACCCAATGCAGCTGATACGGTTGCTCCTTCTGCAGTTGCTGATCTCAAAGCTGTATCTGGTGCTACTTCAGGGTCGGTAGGCCTTACCTGGACAGGGAAAGGGGATAATGGTACAACCGGAAACATTACTGGTGGGAAGTATAGGATTGATTACTCGGCGGCAACAAAAACCTGGGCGGTGGGGACTTATCAAAAAGAGTGGTCCACCAGCGTTGTGGTTGGCGCGGCACAGAGTTATACTGTGACAAACCTGCTTGCCGGTACAACATATTATTTTTGTGTGTGGACTGCTGATGATTCAGGAAATTGGTCGGCAAATTCTAATATCGCAAATGCGCCGGCAAAAATTGCGGCGGATAAAACAGCGCCATCTGCGGTTAATACGTTAAATGTTATTCCAGGAAGTTCACCCGGGACGGTTACAATAAGCTGGAACTGTACCGGCGATGACGGTACTGCGGGGAATATTAACGGGAAATATCGGATTGATTATGCAACTACGCAAAAAACCTGGGCTGTGGGGACGTTTAAACAGGAAAATACATTAACTGCATCACCCGGGCAAACTATAACAAAAACGGTTGCAGGATTAACACCGGGTTCAACATACTTTTTCTGTGCATGGATTTGTGATGATTCAGGAAATTGGTCGGCAAATTCTAATATCGACAGTACGTTCGCAAAACCAGGGACTATAAGTGATGCTACACCACCGACAAATCCTGTATTATGTACTGCCTATGATAACAGCGGGAAAGAAAATAGTGCTGTAAATGCTTCTTGGACAAATATCTCTACAATACCATATTTTGAATGGACTGGCGCGGATGATAATGAGAGCGGAGTGACTGGTTATTCAGTCTATTGGGGAACTAGTATCTCAGGTGATCCGGGAACTACTGAAACTGTAGTAGATAACGGTATGGGTACCTATACCGCTCCGTCAGCGGTTGCCAGCGGGAGTACGTATTATCTGCGTGTTAAGACAAAAAATTCTGCGGGTTTGTGGTCCGCTGCTGCGACAATATTTGAGTATAAGTATGATAATACTGTTCCTGTAAATCCTACAACGTGTAACGCATGGGCTGATGATACAAAAGCAAAAGCTGTACCTGATGATCAATGGCAGAATATTGATGCAGGGCCGTATATAGAATTTTCAGGAGCTACAGATTCAGGTAGCGGAGTTGCCGGGTATAGTGTATATTGGGGAAGTAACAGTGCTGTCATACCCGATACTGTTGTAAACAAAAGCCATGCTGCTACAGTTACATATTTTACTACTGCTGCAACGTCGGAACAACCGTATTACTTGATACTGCGGACAAAAGATGCTGCAGGAAATTGGTCTGACGCAGTGACATTATTTACATTGAAATATGATAAAACCGCACCCGGGACGCCTGTACTGGAAAGTCCGGACTTAGAGGAAGTAACTAAGAATACGTTACCGGTTTTTAGTTGGTTTCCAATTGAGTATAACACTGCTGTTAAGTACACACTGCAGGTAGCGGCAAATGCTAATTTCAGCCCGGCACTCATTGATGTGACAATTACAACTGTTACATATACGCCTACAACAGCGTTTGCCCAGGGTGGGTATTATTGGAGAGTAAGAGCATCGGATGATTTTAATAATGTTAGTGGGTGGAGTGTTACCCGTGATTTTTCGATTGATACCAATCCTCCGGCGGGAGTGACAAGCTTAACTGCTTCTAATATTGGCGGAGGTGATATTCAACTTGAATGGACAGCGGTTTATGATGCGTTTGGTGTTGATTATTACAACATTTACCGTCAGGCTGGGTTGTCAGGGACAAAGGAAAAGGTTTCAGTTGACGGTAGTGTAAAAGATTCTTTATACATCAACGCGGGGACAGAACTTACCGCCGGAGTGCAGTATTATTATACTGTTCAGGCGGTGGATATTGTGGGTAATGAATGTACTTCCGGGAATGTGCCTGTAAGTATTACTTGTGATAAGACAGGGATTTCCGCAATTATTACTGCCACACCGTCATCTATATCTCCTAATGGTGACGGAGTTGATGACGAAACCGTCATAACCTATAAAATAGGTTCGGATGCTGTAATAAAAATTGTGGTGATGAATGAAGATGTAATCATACGTACGTTGGTTGATAGTGCTAATAAAACATCCGGGCAGTATACCGTAAACTGGGACGGAAAGAACAATGATGGTAGTGTGGAAGACGCGGGGCTTGATTACATTATAGTTCTTACAGCTACAGCGAACGGTGCAACGTCAACAAGGAAAACTGTAGTGCGGCTGGATTCAAATCTGCCGGAAATTGTGGATGTTTCAGCGGTACCATCGGCTATATCTCCGAATAATGATGGATTCCGTGAAAATACTATTATAAAGTATACATTAACCGAAACTTCGAAGGTTACAATAACAGCGAAATCGCAGGATAATACTTCGTATGCGTTATTGACAAATTCTGCGAAAAGCGCAGGGACATACACGTTTATGTGGGAAGGAAGAAATCCGGCGGGTGCTGTCTTACCCGATGGAGTTTATGAAATCCAGATAGTCGCGGTTGATAATGCAGGAAATTCTTCGGATCCCGTAACTGTGAATGTTAGTATTGAACTTGAGACTGGCGCTATTCTTGGCCAGGTTTATGATAGCCGCGGAGCTAATGAGTTGAGTAACCGTCTCGGCGGTGCGTTAGTGAGTCTTGACAATGGCAGTTCTGCTACTTCAGGTACCAATGGTGCACAGCTTGGTTTCTTTGAGTTCACTGGTTTGGTAAAAGGAGCTTATGAAGTTACCATCACTAAACGCGGGTATGAAGCTGTAAAGAAAACAGTGGAGGTAGTCCAGGGGAAAGCTGTATGGGCGAGCACTTCGTTGAAGTATGTTGGTACTTCGGATAATACTGCACCTGTGATTGAACATGTACCTTTGACAAAGATCTGTATACAAGGGAATAAGGTTCTTATGGTTGCGCAGGTAACGGATGATAACAGCGGGGTTAAAGAAGCAAAGGTAAAGTACCGTTTGCTTGATGATACTAACCAGGAAATTGAAAAAGGTGAGAAAGTAATGTCGTTTATGGGCGATATTTTTATAGGTACAATACAGCCGGAAGATTTACCGTCTGCAGTATCCGCAATTGAGTATTCACTTACTGCTGAAGATATTGATGGTAATATTGCTCAAGTTCCTGATACGGAAAGTGCGTACACAGTTATTTACGTGAAGGATGCGCAGCAGTACCTTGGTATTAATGGGGGCAGGTTGGCATTGACTGATGCAAACCCTGAAGATGGCGAGGTGGCAGTAAAGTTGCCAATCGGGAGTGTGGATAGCAACGTTCTTGTACAGGCAAAACAAAAGGATACTTCATTTCTCGAAAATATTAATAACCCGTCAGTTGACTCTTCCGTTACAAAACCGGTTGCTGCTTATGAGTTCAAGTCGGAAGGGTTTATACTGAGCACTCCCGCGCAAGTGGACCTTTTATTCTTTGATTTCGATAATGACGGGCTAGTGGATGGTACCGACTACAACGAACGCGATCTCAAAGTGTTCTACTACGACGGGCAGCAGTGGAGGTTTATCGGCGGGTCGGTTGATACAACAAGGAATGTGATAACTATAGAAACAAATGTGTTGGGTGTTTTCGGGGTATTCCCCATGAAATCACTTGATATGCTTAAAGACGGAAGTTTTTATGCGCCGAAAGAGAAGGTGTTTACTCCTAACCGTGACGGTAAGAACGATTTTGTGTTGTTCAACGGTATTTCTAATGTGAAATACGTGTTGAGTTTATCCGAATCTATTAAAGTCAATATTTTTAATATCTCAAATAAGTTAGTCCGCGAGTTAGTAGATACGGATGTCTGGGATGGGAGAGATTCTAACGGCGAATTGGTAGAGAACGGGATTTATATTTATCAGTACATAATTGACGGTAAAGCTACAACCGGCAGTATTGTTGTGGCAAAATAG